One genomic region from Procambarus clarkii isolate CNS0578487 chromosome 85, FALCON_Pclarkii_2.0, whole genome shotgun sequence encodes:
- the LOC138358706 gene encoding cerebellar degeneration-related antigen 1-like produces the protein MEDAGLMVDACLMGDSSLMEDAGLIEDAGLMEDAGLMVDACLMGDSSLMEDAGLIEDAGLMEDAGLMVDACLMGDSSLMEDAGLMVDAGLMGDFDLMLEDEHESITLYPTKLSHNKCTILFISELKRRNIRSK, from the coding sequence ATGGAGGATGCTGGTCTGATGGTTGATGCTTGTCTGATGGGTGATTCTAGTCTGATGGAGGATGCTGGTCTGATAGAAGATGCTGGTCTGATGGAGGATGCTGGTCTGATGGTTGATGCTTGTCTGATGGGTGATTCTAGTCTGATGGAGGATGCTGGTCTGATAGAAGATGCTGGTCTGATGGAGGATGCTGGTCTGATGGTTGATGCTTGTCTGATGGGTGATTCTAGTCTGATGGAGGATGCTGGTCTGATGGTTGATGCTGGTCTGATGGGTGATTTTGATCTAATGCTTGAAGATGAACATGAGTCCATAACACTATATCCAACCAAACTTTCCCACAACAAATGCACAATACTATTTATTTCAGAATTAAAAAGAAGAAACATAAGGTCCAAGTGA